A genomic region of Noviherbaspirillum sp. L7-7A contains the following coding sequences:
- a CDS encoding ABC transporter permease — protein sequence MSTTALYALPAFSLRFLPIWRRNFLVWKKLAVASVLGNIADPLITLIAFGYGLGSLLQTINGIPYIHFLASGSICMSVMMASSFESLYSAFSRMHVQKTWEALLNAPLALDDVVLAEMLWAATKSLFSGIAILCVMFLLGIGLHPHTLLTLPLLFLIGMTFASLGLVFNAIAQGYDFFTYYFTLVLTPMIFLSGVYYPVAQLPGWLQLVSQFLPLGAAVNLVRPLILGTWPATPVADLAILLVYCIGGFYLATMLTRKRLLK from the coding sequence ATGAGCACCACCGCACTGTATGCGCTGCCGGCATTCTCGCTGCGCTTCCTGCCGATCTGGCGTCGCAATTTCCTGGTCTGGAAAAAGCTGGCAGTGGCCAGCGTGCTGGGCAATATCGCCGACCCGCTGATTACCCTGATCGCCTTCGGCTACGGGCTGGGCAGCCTGCTGCAGACCATCAATGGCATTCCCTATATCCACTTCCTGGCATCGGGCTCGATCTGCATGTCGGTGATGATGGCGTCCTCGTTCGAGTCGCTTTACTCGGCCTTCTCGCGCATGCATGTGCAGAAGACCTGGGAAGCGCTGCTCAATGCGCCACTGGCGCTGGACGACGTGGTGCTGGCCGAGATGCTGTGGGCCGCCACCAAGTCGCTGTTCTCGGGCATTGCCATCCTGTGCGTGATGTTCCTGCTCGGCATAGGCCTGCATCCGCATACGCTGCTGACGCTGCCGCTGCTGTTCCTGATCGGCATGACCTTCGCCTCGCTCGGCCTGGTATTCAATGCGATTGCGCAGGGCTATGATTTCTTTACCTACTATTTCACGCTGGTGCTGACGCCGATGATCTTTCTGTCGGGCGTCTATTACCCGGTGGCGCAGTTGCCGGGCTGGCTGCAGCTGGTATCGCAATTCCTGCCGCTGGGCGCGGCGGTGAATCTGGTGCGGCCGCTGATCCTGGGCACCTGGCCGGCAACGCCCGTGGCTGACCTGGCCATCCTGCTGGTCTATTGCATCGGCGGCTTCTACCTGGCCACCATGCTGACCCGCAAGCGCCTGCTGAAGTAG
- the cutA gene encoding divalent-cation tolerance protein CutA produces MEQAMLVLTNMADAASARSLARALVERRLAACVNLVPGVQSVYRWQGEVEEAEEVTLFIKTSADRYDELEQAIRQLHPYTLPEVIAVPVQAGLQPYLNWITRETRKDIHA; encoded by the coding sequence ATGGAACAGGCAATGCTCGTGCTGACCAACATGGCCGACGCCGCGAGCGCGCGCAGTCTCGCCAGGGCACTGGTGGAGCGCCGGCTCGCGGCTTGCGTGAATCTAGTGCCGGGCGTGCAATCGGTGTACCGCTGGCAGGGCGAGGTCGAGGAGGCAGAGGAAGTCACGCTATTCATCAAGACCAGCGCCGACCGTTACGACGAGCTGGAACAGGCAATCAGGCAGTTGCATCCCTACACGCTACCCGAGGTGATTGCCGTGCCGGTGCAGGCCGGCCTGCAGCCTTACCTGAACTGGATCACGCGGGAAACCAGGAAAGACATCCATGCTTGA
- a CDS encoding ATP-binding cassette domain-containing protein gives MRSSAILSVEDLHKSYGSGASRHTIIDGLSFSLRRGECYGLLGPNGAGKTTTLRLCLGLTEPDSGYVTLVGRPVPDDARAARLRVGVVPQGDNLDPDFTVAENLLVFGRYFGIADAVILDRIPRLLEFSNLTAKKDARISELSGGMRRRLTLARALVNDPDLIFMDEPTTGLDPQARHMIWERLKALLADGKTILLTTHFMDEAERLCDRLAVIDHGRMIAEGGPRELIAAHIEAQVIEAYGENALAWGDAQGRRLSERFEISGETVFCYTNNAQPLLDSLATVSGVRYIHRPANLEDLFLKLTGREMRD, from the coding sequence ATGCGTTCATCCGCCATCCTCTCCGTTGAAGATCTTCACAAGTCCTATGGCAGTGGAGCATCCCGCCATACCATTATCGATGGCCTGTCCTTCTCGCTGCGACGCGGCGAATGCTATGGCCTGCTTGGTCCGAACGGCGCCGGCAAGACCACGACCCTGCGCCTGTGCCTGGGGCTGACCGAGCCAGACAGCGGTTATGTGACGCTGGTCGGCCGGCCGGTGCCCGACGACGCCCGCGCGGCGCGCCTCCGGGTGGGCGTTGTGCCGCAGGGGGACAACCTCGATCCCGATTTCACCGTTGCGGAGAACCTGCTGGTGTTCGGCCGCTACTTCGGCATTGCCGATGCGGTGATCCTGGACCGCATCCCGCGCCTGCTGGAATTTTCCAATCTCACCGCGAAGAAGGATGCCCGCATCAGCGAGCTGTCGGGCGGCATGCGGCGCCGGCTGACGCTGGCGCGCGCGCTGGTAAATGATCCCGACCTGATCTTCATGGACGAGCCCACCACCGGTCTCGATCCGCAAGCCCGCCACATGATCTGGGAGCGGTTGAAGGCGCTGCTGGCCGACGGCAAGACCATCCTGCTGACCACCCACTTCATGGATGAAGCGGAGCGCCTGTGCGACCGGCTGGCCGTGATCGACCACGGCCGGATGATCGCCGAAGGCGGTCCGCGCGAGCTGATTGCCGCGCATATCGAGGCCCAGGTGATCGAAGCCTACGGCGAGAATGCGCTCGCCTGGGGCGACGCGCAGGGCCGCAGGCTGTCGGAGCGCTTCGAAATCAGCGGCGAGACTGTTTTCTGCTACACCAATAACGCGCAGCCGCTGCTCGACAGCCTGGCCACTGTGAGCGGCGTGCGCTATATCCATCGTCCGGCCAACCTGGAAGACCTGTTCCTGAAGCTGACCGGCCGCGAAATGAGGGACTGA
- the rplQ gene encoding 50S ribosomal protein L17 encodes MRHRHGLRKLNRTSSHRLAMLRNMTVSLLRHEAIKTTLPKAKELRRVVEPILTLGKTDSLANKRLAFSRLRDREMVVKLFAELGPRYANRNGGYLRILKMGFRVGDNAPMAFIELLDRPETTEAVEDTSAE; translated from the coding sequence ATGCGTCATCGTCACGGCCTTCGCAAGCTGAACCGTACCTCTTCCCACCGTCTGGCCATGCTGCGCAACATGACTGTTTCGCTGCTGCGTCATGAAGCCATCAAGACCACCCTGCCGAAAGCCAAGGAACTGCGCCGCGTCGTCGAGCCTATCCTGACCCTGGGCAAGACCGATTCCCTGGCCAACAAGCGCCTGGCATTTTCCCGCCTGCGCGACCGCGAGATGGTCGTCAAGCTGTTCGCCGAACTGGGCCCGCGCTATGCAAACCGCAACGGCGGCTACCTGCGCATCCTGAAGATGGGCTTCCGCGTTGGCGACAATGCGCCGATGGCCTTCATCGAGCTGCTGGACCGTCCCGAAACCACTGAAGCAGTGGAAGACACCAGCGCCGAGTAA